A single window of Plasmodium reichenowi strain SY57 chromosome 12, whole genome shotgun sequence DNA harbors:
- a CDS encoding hypothetical protein (conserved Plasmodium protein, unknown function), with product MLLSLNETIFLKNSFNLQNIIIPMFFSPFYFLRPRKKTQRVDRCRTKKQYKNRRHFKGFYYRWMGSY from the exons atgTTGCTATCATTAAATGAGaccatttttttaaaaaattccttcaatttacaaaatattattataccAATGTTTTTTTCgcctttttattttctaagACCTCGTAAGAAAACACAAAGAGTTGACCGTTGTAG gacaaaaaaacaatataaaaatagaagACATTTCAAAGGGTTTTATTATAGATGGATGGGAtcatattaa